One Fuerstiella marisgermanici DNA window includes the following coding sequences:
- a CDS encoding HDOD domain-containing protein: MTTAVENPDPAAFTWRQVCADAMASLKTLDLPDDLQVPSLPTSLTEFMDASSKDDYDVKKLGRIVEHDPGMTVDLLKCVNVAAHGANQPVKTPTDALVRLGVPKARNYLLAAGLRGATLAHESRLMNHRNFWNESIRRALFAQQAAKNLRVDVDLGFIGGLLQDFLLPVLTNKYDDKYIQFLKEAAPEGVPLTQWEQETFGWDHAAAGAYMAHKWNMPDDLLCAILLHHRMDLPLQAANEELFTLFPVTLAALLPDQLCQENHGVRKLITADSRSKIIQLDQLCASVDGELESITEGHDAPLCLTPIIQQAREAAAVA, from the coding sequence ATGACTACCGCCGTAGAAAATCCCGACCCTGCTGCCTTCACATGGCGACAAGTCTGCGCCGATGCGATGGCGTCGCTCAAGACTCTGGACCTGCCTGACGATCTGCAGGTGCCAAGCCTGCCCACATCGCTGACGGAGTTCATGGATGCTTCGTCCAAAGATGACTACGACGTAAAAAAACTCGGACGGATTGTTGAACACGATCCGGGCATGACGGTCGACCTTCTGAAATGCGTGAATGTGGCTGCGCATGGAGCCAACCAGCCGGTCAAAACGCCGACTGATGCTCTGGTGCGGCTAGGAGTTCCCAAAGCTCGCAACTATCTTCTGGCTGCCGGGCTGCGAGGAGCCACGCTGGCTCATGAATCGCGGTTGATGAATCATCGCAACTTCTGGAACGAGTCCATTCGTCGAGCTCTGTTTGCTCAACAAGCAGCGAAGAATCTGAGGGTCGATGTCGACCTCGGATTTATCGGCGGGCTGTTGCAGGACTTTCTGTTGCCAGTGCTGACCAACAAATACGACGACAAGTACATCCAGTTCCTAAAAGAAGCCGCTCCGGAAGGAGTTCCGCTGACTCAATGGGAGCAGGAAACCTTTGGCTGGGACCACGCGGCCGCTGGAGCCTATATGGCCCACAAGTGGAACATGCCTGACGATCTGCTGTGCGCCATTCTGCTGCACCACCGAATGGATCTGCCATTGCAGGCGGCGAACGAAGAATTGTTCACTCTATTTCCGGTAACTCTGGCGGCGCTGCTGCCCGACCAGCTTTGCCAGGAAAACCACGGCGTGCGAAAACTGATCACGGCTGATTCACGTTCGAAGATTATTCAGCTAGACCAGCTTTGCGCGAGTGTCGACGGCGAACTGGAATCCATCACAGAAGGTCACGACGCACCATTGTGCCTCACGCCCATTATCCAGCAGGCCCGCGAAGCCGCCGCGGTTGCGTAA
- the truA gene encoding tRNA pseudouridine(38-40) synthase TruA, whose translation MPEPHYRNIMLTVAYDGTNYNGWQIQPDAPTIQEYMERATEKLTGTRCAVLCAGRTDSGVHALGQVASFRTASKIPGEQFRRGLQRFLPHDVAIVDSREVTSEFHATYSAIRKRYRYLLFDGPVLPPFLRNLTHRSKRMLNVAAMNDALPHLLGTHDFRCFETAYPNKATSVRTVMDATITRVPQWDLWNAGHEWQPQTVRPHEDPSSPLICFEIMADGFLYNMVRAIVGTLISIGTGRKPPGEIRRVIESMDRGEAGTTAPAQGLYLVQVDYPAEHIGELERRKGESAADNVECRTRNFE comes from the coding sequence ATGCCCGAACCGCATTATCGGAACATCATGCTGACCGTCGCCTACGACGGCACCAACTACAACGGCTGGCAGATTCAACCGGATGCTCCCACCATTCAGGAATACATGGAGCGCGCGACTGAAAAACTGACGGGCACTCGGTGCGCAGTTCTGTGCGCGGGACGGACCGATTCCGGAGTTCACGCGCTGGGACAGGTCGCCAGCTTTCGCACGGCTTCAAAAATTCCTGGTGAACAGTTCCGGCGCGGGCTACAGAGGTTTCTGCCTCATGACGTGGCCATCGTTGATTCTCGCGAAGTGACGTCGGAGTTCCACGCGACGTATTCGGCCATTCGCAAGCGGTATCGGTACCTGCTGTTTGATGGCCCGGTGCTGCCGCCGTTTTTAAGAAACCTGACTCACCGATCGAAACGCATGCTAAACGTCGCCGCGATGAATGACGCTCTGCCGCACCTGCTGGGAACTCACGACTTCCGCTGCTTCGAAACGGCCTACCCCAACAAAGCGACAAGTGTGCGAACGGTCATGGACGCAACCATCACCAGAGTACCTCAGTGGGACCTGTGGAACGCCGGCCACGAATGGCAACCTCAAACGGTGCGGCCGCATGAAGATCCGTCGTCGCCGCTGATCTGTTTTGAAATCATGGCCGACGGATTTTTGTACAACATGGTGCGAGCCATCGTCGGCACGTTGATCAGCATCGGCACGGGCCGCAAACCGCCGGGGGAAATTCGACGCGTGATCGAATCCATGGACCGAGGCGAAGCCGGCACGACCGCTCCGGCCCAGGGATTGTATTTGGTGCAGGTTGACTATCCCGCAGAGCACATCGGCGAATTGGAACGTCGAAAGGGTGAAAGTGCGGCGGACAATGTCGAATGTCGAACAAGGAATTTCGAATAA
- a CDS encoding cation transporter: protein MMIQSKTMTLFAAVLLPLALLFLTPTASAVEKEKVNTVVTVGEMCGGCVKRITKRFATEKEVAKVACSIEKKSVTLVPAKGVRLSPKRVWEILDSIGKTPKKMVSPDGTFTSKPKK from the coding sequence ATGATGATTCAATCTAAGACGATGACTTTGTTCGCTGCAGTCCTGCTCCCACTGGCCCTGCTGTTCCTCACGCCAACTGCATCCGCAGTGGAAAAGGAAAAGGTCAACACCGTTGTTACCGTGGGTGAAATGTGTGGCGGCTGCGTGAAGCGAATCACAAAGCGATTTGCCACCGAAAAAGAGGTCGCCAAAGTGGCGTGCAGTATCGAGAAGAAGTCGGTCACGCTCGTTCCCGCAAAAGGCGTTCGCCTGAGCCCCAAACGCGTTTGGGAAATCCTGGACAGCATCGGCAAGACACCAAAGAAGATGGTCTCCCCGGACGGGACTTTCACGTCCAAGCCGAAGAAGTAA
- a CDS encoding DUF1569 domain-containing protein, translating to MEGNASITIDTRKVVGRRTVRYESFDDILSDAERLAATRARTLGNWSVGQIYKHLALATDVMLDGAPASPPAPIQWLLRMVMKKRMTTKTLSPGFRLTRKAAVLIPDETTPQAGLLLLHNATERVRSTTQRARHPVFGACTCEDWDAFHFRHCEMHMSFIIPEA from the coding sequence ATTGAAGGGAATGCCTCCATCACCATTGACACTCGAAAAGTTGTCGGCCGCCGGACCGTCCGCTACGAATCGTTCGACGACATTCTTTCTGACGCAGAAAGGCTTGCCGCGACGCGCGCGCGAACGTTGGGGAATTGGTCGGTCGGTCAAATCTACAAACACCTCGCACTGGCAACTGACGTGATGCTTGACGGTGCGCCCGCGTCGCCACCTGCACCGATTCAATGGCTACTCCGGATGGTGATGAAAAAGCGAATGACAACCAAAACGTTGTCGCCGGGATTTCGCTTGACCAGAAAGGCTGCAGTTCTGATTCCCGACGAGACTACTCCGCAAGCCGGTCTCTTGCTGCTACACAACGCCACCGAACGCGTGCGATCAACCACTCAGCGTGCCCGACATCCTGTGTTCGGAGCGTGCACCTGCGAAGACTGGGATGCGTTTCATTTTCGCCACTGTGAAATGCACATGAGTTTTATCATTCCCGAAGCCTGA
- a CDS encoding ribonuclease H-like domain-containing protein, which yields MEGVAVNSSDLNNLRRANLGQPSLQQSTSPLPLTEALQHCHGLGPVRLAALQQAGVRSWHDAVADPDRIPGALRSHLLQECDRLLTALADDNIQYFVDRLLPPDRWRILTQYIDRASYFDIETTGLEYDDTITTIVCWHKGALHSFVEHENLDDFLDLLDDIDLLVSFNGSTFDVPRVLDGFHIPDLPCPHLDLRWPCHYKDLRGGLKQVTSRLGFQRPADLQDADGELAVRLWSLWQHKKDTAAREQLIRYCAADVLLLIPLAQHVAGHEVMPVDELWPHLPDAAPVEQNVDPMEKRRRLLEQQFGSASPKRLRTWRRR from the coding sequence ATGGAGGGAGTCGCAGTGAATTCGAGTGATCTCAACAACCTGCGGCGAGCCAACCTGGGACAACCTTCACTGCAGCAGTCCACGTCTCCACTGCCCCTCACGGAAGCTCTTCAGCATTGCCACGGACTCGGCCCCGTGCGTCTGGCCGCGTTGCAGCAGGCGGGTGTGCGGTCCTGGCATGATGCCGTCGCCGATCCGGACCGCATTCCCGGTGCTTTGCGTTCGCACTTATTGCAGGAATGTGACCGTCTACTGACGGCTTTGGCGGATGACAATATTCAATACTTTGTGGATCGCTTGTTGCCGCCGGATCGATGGCGCATTCTGACTCAGTACATTGATCGAGCGTCCTATTTCGACATAGAGACCACAGGTCTGGAATACGACGACACGATTACCACCATCGTATGCTGGCATAAGGGCGCGCTGCATTCGTTTGTGGAACATGAAAACCTGGACGACTTTCTGGACCTGTTGGACGACATCGATCTGTTGGTGTCGTTTAACGGCAGCACGTTCGATGTGCCTCGCGTGCTGGACGGATTTCACATTCCTGATCTGCCATGCCCGCATCTCGACCTGCGGTGGCCGTGCCACTACAAGGATCTGCGCGGCGGCTTGAAGCAGGTTACGAGTCGACTGGGCTTTCAGCGACCGGCCGACCTTCAGGATGCCGACGGCGAACTGGCCGTGCGATTGTGGTCATTGTGGCAGCACAAAAAGGACACAGCGGCTCGCGAGCAACTGATCCGCTACTGTGCGGCGGACGTGCTGCTGCTGATTCCTCTGGCTCAACATGTTGCCGGGCATGAGGTGATGCCGGTCGACGAATTGTGGCCTCACCTGCCCGACGCAGCGCCGGTGGAACAGAATGTGGACCCGATGGAAAAGCGTCGGCGCTTGCTTGAGCAACAGTTCGGCTCAGCCAGCCCGAAACGATTAAGAACGTGGCGGCGACGTTAA
- a CDS encoding sulfite exporter TauE/SafE family protein: MTGVDVVIVALLVTASFIKGALGFADALFAMPLLVLLMPVSTAAPLMAIAALWTSVIILAREWKDVDVRPAALLIASSLVGIPTGIWLLNHVDQRIVKSVLGATVIVFSVWSIRRPGSIQLKTDRLAPVFGFTAGVLSGAFSTGGPPMVIYASLRRWSPQKFRSTMQAYSLVGSGWVITAHSLAGNVTAHSLNLLLVAAPLIFIGTLVGQRLTKYLATERFIQLVYIVLLLMGAGLVASSLF, translated from the coding sequence GTGACTGGCGTCGACGTAGTGATTGTGGCACTGCTGGTCACCGCCAGCTTTATTAAAGGAGCACTCGGGTTCGCCGACGCGCTGTTTGCGATGCCGCTGCTGGTGCTGTTGATGCCCGTCTCGACCGCCGCCCCCTTGATGGCGATTGCGGCGCTGTGGACGTCGGTGATCATTCTGGCCCGCGAATGGAAAGACGTGGACGTCCGCCCGGCGGCTCTGCTGATCGCATCCAGTTTGGTCGGCATACCGACGGGCATCTGGCTGCTAAACCATGTTGATCAGCGCATTGTGAAGTCTGTGCTGGGGGCAACTGTGATAGTGTTTTCAGTCTGGTCGATTCGTCGACCGGGCAGCATCCAGTTAAAGACGGACCGGCTGGCTCCCGTTTTCGGCTTCACCGCCGGTGTGTTGTCCGGCGCTTTTAGCACGGGCGGACCGCCAATGGTGATCTACGCCTCGCTGCGACGCTGGTCCCCTCAAAAGTTTCGCAGCACCATGCAGGCGTACAGCCTTGTCGGCAGCGGTTGGGTCATTACTGCTCACAGCCTGGCAGGAAACGTGACCGCTCACTCACTGAACTTACTGCTGGTTGCCGCACCGCTTATTTTTATTGGCACACTAGTGGGGCAGCGATTGACAAAGTACCTGGCCACCGAACGCTTTATTCAGTTGGTGTACATCGTTCTGTTGCTGATGGGCGCTGGTCTGGTGGCGTCCAGTTTGTTTTGA
- a CDS encoding DUF6798 domain-containing protein, whose amino-acid sequence MQPRDEPAAQILASPGRLGDSRWNAVAAWAVVSGIFVAVSLWQTPLPGINEPHYLTKARAFADPGWCERDFFLQSANAHYVFFAVVGPVTTWFCFGTVAVIGRILSLSLLACGWNMIGRRLGLNALGSAVAASVFCGIGATGNFSGEWIIGGFEGKVPSYGFALVGVAWWLDAWTTSLRRKYALAGVFMGAAVAWHPVVGMWICIGIAISEFARLVSRVVLRSKLSDEHVADTSDAQPDIGRTATTSHLLVNSIVFVLSAFVVALPGLIPAAELVLSSTLEADPVDQANYIQVFWRLAHHLDPSTFPPSAWLHTAVLLTVCLAAIVFVRTKSIADRWYPLLWLLAASSVVCAAGIGIGWHSKPMLQLPDWQWRAALLKFYPFRFFDALLPITASFAVAAAWDKLRLMKLKQVTARSVLAAALMALSAAVIIVPGRQHHASYTPAAFAEWQRACEWLRQNTSADALVLGPRESFGLKWFAHRAEYVCFKDCPQDAAGILEWNRRLWAIHGWSESSYQDESFDVEDTQRLHADTGITHIITRRLGPFTQPPVSTFGMWRVYAIAGGE is encoded by the coding sequence GTGCAACCACGTGATGAACCCGCGGCGCAGATCCTCGCCTCACCAGGTCGCCTCGGCGACTCACGGTGGAACGCTGTGGCGGCGTGGGCTGTTGTAAGCGGCATCTTTGTGGCCGTTTCACTTTGGCAAACGCCGCTGCCAGGCATTAACGAACCGCACTACCTCACGAAGGCCCGCGCGTTCGCGGATCCAGGTTGGTGCGAACGTGACTTCTTTCTGCAATCCGCGAACGCTCACTATGTGTTCTTCGCAGTTGTCGGGCCTGTCACAACGTGGTTTTGTTTCGGCACCGTGGCGGTCATTGGCCGCATCCTCAGCCTGTCGCTGCTGGCCTGCGGCTGGAACATGATCGGCCGACGCCTCGGCTTAAACGCGTTGGGCAGTGCTGTGGCGGCGAGCGTCTTCTGCGGCATCGGCGCGACGGGGAACTTTTCCGGCGAATGGATCATTGGCGGCTTCGAAGGGAAGGTACCGTCATACGGGTTCGCTCTTGTCGGCGTCGCATGGTGGCTGGACGCATGGACAACCAGCCTGCGGCGCAAGTACGCGCTGGCAGGCGTGTTCATGGGAGCCGCCGTTGCCTGGCACCCGGTGGTAGGAATGTGGATCTGCATCGGAATCGCGATTAGCGAGTTTGCGCGCCTTGTAAGCCGCGTTGTTCTGCGTTCGAAGCTTTCTGATGAGCACGTCGCGGATACCAGCGATGCACAGCCAGACATCGGACGAACGGCAACAACCAGCCACTTGCTTGTTAACTCGATTGTCTTTGTATTAAGTGCTTTCGTAGTGGCATTGCCGGGGCTGATTCCGGCGGCTGAGCTTGTGTTGTCGTCAACTCTTGAGGCAGACCCCGTTGACCAAGCCAACTATATCCAGGTCTTCTGGAGACTGGCTCACCATTTAGATCCGTCCACATTTCCACCGTCGGCCTGGCTTCACACGGCCGTGCTGTTGACCGTATGCCTCGCAGCGATCGTGTTCGTGCGAACAAAGTCGATAGCAGACCGATGGTACCCGTTGCTATGGCTACTCGCTGCATCCTCCGTTGTGTGTGCGGCAGGCATCGGCATTGGCTGGCATTCGAAACCGATGCTGCAATTGCCGGACTGGCAGTGGCGAGCTGCTTTGCTGAAGTTCTATCCGTTTCGATTTTTTGACGCGTTGCTTCCGATCACGGCATCATTTGCCGTCGCGGCCGCATGGGACAAACTGCGGTTAATGAAGCTCAAACAAGTGACAGCGCGTTCCGTATTGGCCGCCGCGCTAATGGCTTTGTCGGCAGCCGTGATCATCGTGCCGGGGCGGCAGCATCACGCTTCTTACACTCCGGCAGCTTTTGCCGAATGGCAGCGCGCGTGCGAATGGCTGCGCCAGAACACGTCGGCTGACGCGCTGGTGCTCGGACCTCGCGAATCTTTCGGGCTGAAATGGTTCGCTCACCGAGCCGAATACGTCTGCTTCAAAGACTGCCCTCAGGACGCCGCCGGCATTCTGGAATGGAACCGCCGCCTGTGGGCGATTCACGGATGGTCCGAATCGTCTTACCAGGATGAATCATTCGACGTCGAAGACACGCAACGCCTGCACGCCGACACCGGCATCACTCACATCATCACACGGCGACTCGGCCCGTTCACTCAACCGCCCGTCTCCACCTTTGGCATGTGGCGGGTGTACGCGATCGCTGGTGGGGAGTGA
- a CDS encoding VOC family protein has translation MASPPTCEFVPYLSINDATKAVAFYSRVFQIDPHLLLNMPDGRVMHCEFRIGNARFFVSEELPEHGGTPSPNRLGGTTVAIHLYVDDCDAIVKTMTDNDATVLMAPVDMFWGERFARVRDPFGHEWGISTQLREMSPDEIQTAAAAMFAEMAE, from the coding sequence ATGGCTTCACCACCGACGTGCGAATTCGTCCCGTATCTAAGCATCAACGACGCCACGAAGGCGGTTGCATTTTACTCTCGCGTGTTTCAAATTGATCCGCACTTACTTCTCAACATGCCGGACGGCCGCGTGATGCACTGTGAATTTCGCATCGGCAATGCACGGTTCTTTGTTAGCGAGGAACTTCCGGAACACGGCGGCACTCCCAGCCCGAATCGACTTGGCGGCACAACGGTCGCGATCCATCTGTACGTCGATGACTGCGACGCGATAGTCAAAACCATGACAGACAATGACGCCACCGTTTTAATGGCCCCTGTCGACATGTTTTGGGGCGAGAGGTTTGCGCGGGTTCGTGACCCGTTCGGGCATGAGTGGGGAATCTCAACGCAACTTCGCGAAATGTCTCCGGACGAAATTCAGACTGCAGCGGCAGCGATGTTTGCCGAAATGGCGGAGTAG
- a CDS encoding anti-sigma factor family protein, protein MSADRNEILIQRCVDNELSAAERRELMQQLDSCDEGWKELACAFMEDRMFANAIRDEPTATVVPPASLTPQKQKPHWFHHPMMSLILSASVAFLGGVLISQEMRPDAAGQVAGSGLASRNAAGQRSEPAGVDAAIVSRPSNNLESVTAAVSNRPHNVGSNRGSHKGYKAVVQPYGMPPQEMPVYDASEYATGSADFWQAVSRHDQARQNNSPTPRIRYLRLKGADGETYVFPVQETVLPVLMQ, encoded by the coding sequence ATGTCTGCGGACCGAAATGAAATCTTGATTCAGCGCTGCGTCGACAACGAACTGTCCGCCGCCGAACGGCGCGAACTGATGCAGCAGCTGGACAGTTGTGACGAGGGCTGGAAGGAACTGGCGTGTGCGTTCATGGAAGACCGGATGTTCGCGAATGCCATTCGTGACGAACCCACCGCCACAGTGGTGCCTCCTGCTTCGTTGACACCACAGAAACAGAAGCCGCATTGGTTTCACCATCCGATGATGTCGCTGATCCTGTCGGCCAGCGTGGCATTTTTAGGTGGCGTGCTGATTTCCCAGGAAATGCGGCCGGACGCGGCCGGGCAGGTGGCAGGCAGCGGTTTGGCCTCTCGCAATGCGGCCGGGCAGCGTTCGGAACCAGCCGGAGTTGACGCCGCTATCGTGAGTCGGCCCTCCAACAATCTTGAATCAGTGACGGCCGCGGTCTCCAACAGGCCGCATAACGTCGGCAGCAATCGTGGCTCGCACAAAGGGTATAAAGCCGTCGTGCAACCGTATGGAATGCCGCCTCAGGAAATGCCCGTCTACGACGCCAGTGAGTACGCGACTGGATCGGCAGACTTCTGGCAGGCGGTGTCGCGCCACGATCAGGCTCGCCAGAACAACAGTCCGACGCCCAGAATCCGTTATCTGCGATTAAAGGGTGCCGATGGCGAAACGTATGTATTTCCCGTTCAGGAAACCGTGTTGCCGGTGCTGATGCAGTGA
- a CDS encoding DUF1579 domain-containing protein: MNQKTLFEKLSGHWAGTCRTWFEPDKLADESSVSGTILPVLGGRFHRHAYEGTIQGKARSGEELLGFNAVTKSYQSSWGDDFHMNCAIMFSQGDASERGFDIRGEYDVGENQPPWGWRTVYQLIDGNHLTITAYNVSPEGIEAKAVETVYVRVPQE, from the coding sequence ATGAATCAGAAAACATTGTTCGAAAAACTGTCCGGGCATTGGGCGGGCACGTGCCGCACGTGGTTTGAACCGGATAAATTGGCGGACGAGTCCTCCGTGTCAGGCACGATTCTGCCTGTTCTCGGCGGACGATTTCACCGCCATGCTTACGAGGGAACGATCCAGGGCAAGGCCCGCAGTGGTGAAGAGTTACTCGGCTTCAACGCGGTCACGAAATCCTACCAGTCCTCGTGGGGCGACGACTTTCATATGAACTGCGCGATCATGTTCTCGCAGGGGGATGCGTCGGAACGCGGCTTTGATATTCGCGGCGAATATGACGTCGGGGAGAACCAGCCACCATGGGGTTGGAGAACTGTCTACCAGTTGATCGACGGCAATCACTTGACGATCACTGCCTACAACGTAAGCCCCGAAGGGATTGAAGCGAAGGCGGTTGAAACCGTTTATGTTCGCGTGCCTCAGGAGTAG
- a CDS encoding 3-keto-disaccharide hydrolase, whose product MNTHLHLSLAALLSFGVPAGALLADEFQQLFDGKSLTGWKALDMSYWSVRDSAITGESTPDNPCTSNQYLVWQGGDVSDFELKLKFRVTGNGCNSGVQFRSQMKPNGLAVGYQADIYQSGPYLGGVCDELHSRNGPELLTANGSRTVIDESGKRSATPLDGKATMKPQGEWNDYHITAKGQHIILRINGEVCSELIDKEKGHYDLKGILGLQLRSGKPMTVQFKDIYLKQR is encoded by the coding sequence ATGAACACACACCTCCACCTTTCGCTCGCTGCACTGCTGTCATTTGGCGTCCCCGCTGGGGCATTGTTGGCAGACGAATTTCAACAATTGTTCGATGGCAAATCGTTGACTGGTTGGAAGGCTCTGGATATGAGCTACTGGTCAGTACGTGACAGTGCTATCACAGGAGAGTCGACGCCAGACAATCCCTGCACCTCAAATCAGTACCTGGTGTGGCAGGGCGGTGATGTCAGCGATTTTGAGCTGAAGCTCAAATTTCGCGTCACAGGAAATGGCTGCAACTCGGGCGTCCAGTTCCGCAGTCAGATGAAGCCAAACGGATTGGCGGTCGGTTATCAAGCGGACATTTATCAGAGCGGGCCCTATCTGGGCGGCGTCTGCGATGAATTGCATTCGCGAAACGGCCCTGAATTGCTCACCGCCAACGGAAGCCGAACTGTGATTGATGAGTCCGGTAAACGTTCGGCGACCCCGCTTGACGGAAAAGCGACCATGAAACCGCAGGGCGAATGGAACGACTACCACATTACCGCGAAAGGCCAGCACATTATTCTTCGAATCAACGGCGAGGTGTGTTCTGAACTGATTGATAAAGAGAAAGGTCACTACGACCTGAAGGGTATCCTCGGATTACAGCTGCGATCAGGTAAGCCCATGACGGTGCAGTTTAAGGATATCTATCTCAAGCAGCGGTGA
- a CDS encoding acetyl-CoA carboxylase biotin carboxyl carrier protein, which yields MDEQSFLDRLRECGDDIVLLREYAAWLTARKDDRGNHLAAELDVYDAEIRLANAAGELADFRKRRPQDFEWLNTVLPMITKVPLDGIFYSSREPDSPPYVRPGMFCSRDTVVGIIEAQKVFHHVAAGHNGVVSDIFVENGASVSAGDLLVKIIRPQNPHDTGFGS from the coding sequence ATGGATGAACAGTCCTTCTTAGACCGGTTACGGGAATGTGGTGACGACATTGTTCTGCTGCGCGAATACGCGGCATGGTTAACCGCACGCAAAGATGATCGGGGCAACCATCTCGCTGCGGAACTCGATGTCTACGACGCAGAAATCCGGTTGGCGAATGCAGCAGGTGAGTTGGCCGACTTCCGCAAGCGTCGTCCACAGGATTTCGAGTGGCTCAATACTGTACTGCCGATGATCACAAAAGTTCCGTTGGATGGTATCTTCTATTCATCGCGTGAACCGGATTCACCACCGTACGTGCGACCGGGCATGTTCTGTAGTCGCGACACGGTTGTTGGGATCATCGAGGCACAGAAGGTTTTCCATCACGTTGCGGCCGGCCACAATGGCGTCGTGTCGGACATATTTGTGGAAAACGGGGCTTCGGTATCAGCAGGTGACCTTCTTGTTAAAATTATCCGCCCGCAAAACCCCCATGACACCGGCTTCGGCAGCTGA
- a CDS encoding PDZ domain-containing protein, with amino-acid sequence MRTFKPSAVAITLLVLLTNAAFADDDSPSKSTGTSETRSVDITVNESVVVDEDGKEKKNKTVSGRIIIKGPDGKVQEFNIGDMLPDGVEVKVAEDGDEEAFDITVLTAQDDEPRYMVGVVCSEADDTLRSHLDLSDGGLVVKKVSDKMPAAEAGVQVHDILLRIGNTKLATVQQMLKLVAGSEGKELTIEALRAGKKTEIKVTPKKFTAKEAMSDFEDGSAVKMYLRRKGVNGKALEELADAKWFMGPGLRLDGNTKVDVEEKIAEARARALSEMSSAQDQARKTHEKAMESHREKMQAHKERQANHGPPQMAKLQKQIEDLLQQQAEMAERLKALEKKE; translated from the coding sequence ATGCGAACGTTCAAACCCTCTGCGGTTGCTATCACGCTTCTGGTACTGCTGACAAATGCTGCGTTCGCTGACGATGACAGTCCGTCGAAATCCACCGGAACGTCGGAAACGCGGTCTGTCGATATCACGGTCAATGAATCTGTGGTCGTCGACGAAGATGGCAAAGAGAAGAAAAACAAGACCGTCTCCGGTCGCATCATTATCAAGGGGCCGGACGGCAAGGTTCAGGAATTCAACATCGGAGACATGCTGCCAGACGGCGTCGAGGTCAAGGTTGCGGAGGACGGCGACGAAGAAGCCTTCGACATAACAGTGTTGACAGCACAAGACGACGAACCCCGCTACATGGTTGGCGTCGTCTGTAGCGAGGCCGACGATACTCTGCGGTCGCACCTGGACCTGAGCGACGGCGGATTGGTTGTGAAGAAAGTCTCGGACAAGATGCCGGCCGCGGAAGCAGGTGTCCAGGTTCACGACATTTTGCTGCGGATCGGTAATACAAAGCTGGCTACCGTACAGCAAATGCTGAAGCTGGTGGCAGGCTCGGAAGGCAAAGAGCTAACCATCGAAGCGCTACGAGCTGGCAAAAAGACGGAGATCAAAGTGACTCCGAAAAAGTTCACGGCGAAAGAGGCCATGTCGGACTTTGAAGATGGCTCAGCGGTGAAGATGTATCTCAGGCGAAAAGGCGTGAACGGAAAGGCGTTGGAAGAGCTCGCGGACGCCAAGTGGTTCATGGGACCCGGACTGCGATTGGACGGAAACACCAAAGTCGATGTTGAAGAAAAGATCGCGGAAGCTCGCGCCAGGGCGCTCAGTGAAATGTCCTCCGCGCAGGATCAGGCCAGGAAAACACACGAAAAGGCAATGGAGTCGCACCGCGAAAAGATGCAGGCTCATAAAGAACGACAAGCCAACCACGGCCCGCCGCAGATGGCCAAACTGCAAAAGCAAATCGAAGACCTTTTGCAGCAGCAGGCAGAGATGGCAGAGCGACTGAAGGCGTTGGAAAAGAAGGAATAG
- the aroH gene encoding chorismate mutase has protein sequence MTVRGIRGAISVDADDPDLIREATRELIQTVLQRNEITDFDDVISAVFTTTGDLVSCFPAEAARHIGMTTVPLLCALEIPVKGSMPRCIRILLHVNSDRTPAEIEHVYLRDAAKLRPDMKSAQ, from the coding sequence ATGACGGTACGCGGAATTCGGGGAGCGATCTCCGTGGACGCCGACGATCCAGATCTGATTCGTGAGGCGACTCGTGAGCTGATTCAAACGGTGCTGCAGCGTAATGAAATCACCGATTTCGATGATGTCATTTCGGCCGTGTTCACCACGACGGGCGACCTGGTCAGTTGTTTTCCGGCCGAAGCCGCCAGGCACATCGGGATGACCACGGTCCCACTGCTGTGCGCGCTCGAAATTCCGGTGAAGGGTTCCATGCCGCGGTGTATTCGCATTCTTCTGCACGTGAATTCTGATCGGACGCCCGCCGAAATTGAGCACGTTTACCTGCGAGACGCAGCAAAACTACGGCCCGACATGAAGAGCGCTCAGTGA